A stretch of DNA from Oryza brachyantha chromosome 4, ObraRS2, whole genome shotgun sequence:
ctagaaaaacaaaattatcagATTTTGAGGAGTTGGCTTCTCCTTAGTCgtttctactccctccatctatAAACGTTTGaccttttatacatgtttaactatttgtcttatttaaaaaatttaaataattattaattattctatactattttatttattattaaatatattcttatatatataattttacatatttttaaaaaattaaataatacgaatAGCTCCTGGCGGGCTAGGAGTTAGATGGAACTAGTGGGCCGGAAACGAGAGCCCACCCTACAGTTCTGCCCATGCTTTAGAAGTTTAGAACTCTCGATTCACACTAATCTCAATCGCCGGAACCCCACCGGCGACTCGCCGAGTCCTTCTCCGGCTActacggcggccgccggcggtaCGGCCCGTCAAGTTCATCCTCTCTCGCTTGCTCGTTCTCACTTTGGTCCTCGTCAAATCCTGAGTTGCCTCTTGTCGTTCGTCGGTGTGGCGGTGTCGCAGCCCAGAAAATCCAGATGCCAGGATGATGCCCGAGGAATCGCCATCGCTTCTCCTGGAGTGTTACGGCGTGGACCGTCTGGACCAGCGGCTGCCCTCCATGGAGGGTCTCAGCAGCGGGGAGgaaggtgaggaggaggaggaggaggaagggggctCCGGATTCCACGACGACGGGACGGGGCtctcgccggagacggcggATGACCCCGTGCCGTACGTCGGGCAGAGGTTCCCGACGCACGACGCGGCGTACGAGTTCTACAGCGGGTTCGCGAAGCGGTGCGGGTTCTCGATCCGGCGGCACCGGACGGAGGGGAAGGACGGCGTGGGCAAGGGGCTGACCAGGAGGTACTTCGTGTGCCACCGCGCGGGGAACTCGCCGGCGAagcccttcgccgccgacgccgacgccagGCCGCAACGGAACCGGAGGTCCTCCCGCTGCGGGTGCCAGGCGTACATGCGCATCGGccggagcgtcgtcgccgcggggGACCCGGAGTGGCGGGTCACGGGGTTCTCCAACCACCACAACCACCAGCTCCTGGGCCAGGACCAGGTGCGGTTCCTCCCGGCGTACCGcgtcgtctccggcgccgacAGGGACCGGATCCTGACGTTTGCGAAGTCGGGGATCTCCGTGCAGCAGATGATGAGGATAATGGAGCTGGAGAAGCGCGTCGAGCCGGGCAATCTCCCCTTCACCGAGAAGGATGTGAGGAACCTCATCCAGTCGTTCAGGAAGTTTGATCAGGAAGAGAACGTCGATCTGATCAAAATGTGCAGAAAATTTAAGGAGAAGGATCCCGATTTCAAGTATGAATTCACCAAAGATGCGAACAACCGTCTTGAGAACATTGCCTGGTCGTTTGCATCGTCTGTTCAGTCCTATGAGATGTATGGTGATGCTGTTGTATTTGACACAACTCATCGGTTGACTGCTCTGGACATGCTGCTCGGGATTTGGGTTGGATTGAACAATTATGGGATGCCATGCTTCTTTGGTTGTGCCCTTCTAAGGGAGGAAAATGTGCAATCCTTTGTATGGGCATTGAAGGTACAACCCATTCAGGGTGAAAACTCACTATCTTGTTTTTAATGTTTCTCTTAGctaatatttctttttgacAGGTATTTCTCAACTTCATGAACAGAAAAGCTCCACAAACAATACTGACAGATGAAAATATGTATCTCAACGAAGCAATTGAAAAGGTGCTTCCAGGCACAAAGCATGCCCTCTGCATATGGCTTATTTCAGCCAGGTTTCCATCTTGGTTTGATGCAGTTCTCGGTGAGCTTTACAATGACTGGAAAAATGAGTTCTATAGGCTGTATAAAATGGAAAGCACAATGGAGTTTGATCTTGGGTGGAATGACATGGCAAACTGCTATGGATTAAATGGAAATAGGCACATTGCTAGTCTGTTTGCATCACGAACTCGTTGGGCATTGCCATACTTGAGAGGGCAGTTTTCCGCAGGACTGCTTGCTTCTGGAGTAACCTCAAAGTCAATAAATGCCTTCATTCAGCGATTCTTGAGTGCTCAGACACGCCTAGCCCATTTTATTGAGCAGGTGAGCTCCTTAGCTTAACAAATGACATTTTTCTTTAATGTGTTTGACTTTGATCTTAGAATGTTCAAAtacctttttatttacaattcCGTCAACTTCCCCAAGTCAGTTCACCTATACTTGATGGTAGCATAAACCCCTTGTTTGTGCTTTCTTATTGTTACTTTGTATAAAGTAAAAGGAGTTTGCATTACATTGCTCATGTTTTTGCATAGGTCGCAGTATATGTTGAACATAACGACCAGTCTGAGGAGCAACAAATGATGCAACAAAATTTGCAAAGCATACCCTGCAAAGCATCAGCTCCAATGGAAGCGCATGCGGCTGCAGTGCTCACTTCCCATGCGTTCTCTAAGCTACAAGATGAGCTTGCTGCGGCTTCTCAGTATGCATCATTCCACTTGGAAGGGAATATCTTTCTTGTTCGTCATCATACCAAGACAGATGGTGGGTGCAGTGTGAGATGGAGCCAAAGAGAGGAGCTAATCTCTTGCAGCTGCCAGATGTTTGAGTCTGCTGGGATCCTCTGCCGGCATGCCCTCCGTGTGATCTCGACTTTAAACTACTTTCAGATCCCGGATCACTACCTCCCAGTGCGATGGCGCAGAACCCAGCCATCTCCTTCCAAGTCCTTGAATGGTCCTCACTGTGGCGAGTCACCTGAGAGAGTGAGAGCATTGCAGTCCATGTTGTCAGCTCTGGTGACCGAAGCTTCCAAATCCAATGAGCGGATGGACATCGCGACGCAGGAGGTCTCGGGCCTATTGTCGCGGATAAGGCAGCAACCTGTCGTCGTGCACGTTTCAGGTGATGGCGTCCACAAGCAGAGGTAGCTAAACCGTTCACTCCATGAGTGAGTGATAACTGACAACTTGAAACCTGTGTGAGGCTCGTGCAACATGTACATTTGGTAGATTTTTTAGGGCAACCATTTTCTTTAGCTGAGAACGCAATTCTGCTGGGCTTTGCAgtgaccatttttttttctttttttcacctGCATTCTTTTGCTGTGCACACATGGCTATGCGCGCATTTTGACTGCATGCTAGTCACCGCAGTTGTGAAGCTGATTTCATGTCATTGGAAGTTGGAAGTGACTGTAGGCTGTTATTGAATTATATGGTTAAACTTTTGTGTCAGCTGTGACAGCCGTCTTAGCTCAGCCGGTAGAGCGCATGGCTTTTAACCATGTGGTCGTGGGTTCGATTCCCACAGACGGCGTTGtctctttttacttttttccttagttggtgaaattgttttctttacgttttttttccttagttGGTGAAATTCTCTTATCAGAGTGTTCGTTTGGTTATCGGCTAAGCTTTGAACAGAGTATTCTTTTGGTTATCGGTTAAGCTTAGTTGGTGAAAATCTCTTATCAGTGTTCTTTTGGTTATCGGTTAAGCTTTGAACAGAGTATTCTTCTTTTGGTTATAGGTTAGGCTAGAACTGTAAAGTATCATCACATCATTCAAAAGGAACAAAGTTTGCAAAATTCCAAATCAGGGCTAGCATGACCCATCTTCCCTGgcacagtgaaaaaaaaaggatgtaGCCAACACTGGTTTAGTCTGTAAATCGTATGTGTAATCCTTATAAACAAGTGTTCTCCGCCAAAGCAACACATCAAGCCTGTCCTAGCAAATCGCAACGAACTAAAGTGCTCCAGAAAGAAATCGAGGCTAATCAAGAATCggttgccgtcgccgctgccgcaccGGCGATGCACCGGGGGCTGGACTTGAACCCGACGGCCGGGAACGACTTCTTGAGCGGGCCGATGCGGACGGTcacctccccgccggccgcctcgacGCCGGTGACGGGCACCCAGGCGAACAGCACGCGGACGCGGACGCCCTCGAGCCCCGTGACCCGCCCGGGCGCCACCGCGCCGGAGAGCTTGATCCCGTAGCCGATGCGGTAGCCGCCGGCCTCGACcacgcagccgccgccgtcgaggaagAGCTGGAAGGAGCCGTCGTCGTGGAGGAGGTACCGCCGGACGGTGTCCGGGAgcagcgcgcgcgggaggccGAACCTGTCCATGAGCTCCGGCACGGTCGGCGGGTCGTaggggtcggcggcggaggcggtagggacggcgaggccggcgacgaagaggaggaaggtggaggcggccgccgccgcggccgcggccgcgctgACCATTGGGATTGGTGGTTGCTTTTGCTGGTTGGCTTGTTTTGGGCGTTggttcttctttttatttgggCTGGGTTTCACGGATTCGGATCGAAGGTGGAGGAATCTTGAGATATTCTGTTTTGGCGGAGTGCATAgtccaaaaatgcatgaaatgaaaaaggaaattaaaCCCCCGTTCCTGGttctaaaccaaaatttaaatttaaaatttaaaatagaggttgattttggtttttttatcgtagtttatttttaggcatttgattttagattgtaattacatttatatcaaaattttgtctataagttattttttagtagCTAATATAATAAACAGTTTTACTGTGCTtattaaaaatgaaacaataaaATCGAAAATGGAGCAAAGAATAAGAAATGCCATATGAGCAAGGTTACttaaaaatttcttataaAATCCTTACAGACAAAGCTAACTGTTTAATTTAACTATATTAGTAAATTTCTAACTTTACTCACATCATATAACAACAgcgtttattaaaaaaattgtacaaaagATTGTATATAAGCCAGATGAATCATACCGACCAATTTCTCAATGCAGCCATGTGCGATCTTAGAAGTGATTGCTGCTTGGCATGCTGTAGAACTTTTAacctgtttttatttttccatttcaATACACATATTAACTCAAACAGAGGACATCTCCACCGAGAACGTGACCACGTCAAGTTCACAAACTGAATCAGTGTTATAAGAAACAATAACACGTGCCTAGCCTCAGGGGCGGATTTGACATGGGGGCGAcgggggctcgagcccccgcTACTCCCGTTTAAACCATTAGAGCCCCCACGAAGCTTCCCCTAAAATTTATGGTAGAGATCAATAGCAAGAGGAGActgaaactctatctaactTGTTCAGACCCCCCTAATATCGCTGGCTAGATCCGTCACTGCCTAGCCTATCAACTTAATTACCAAGTGAATATGTTCTTAGAATTTTATAAGCATGATTGACTGATTGGGATACTACTAAATGCTTGTGATATTATTGTGCTTAAGAACAAAAGacaagatgaaaaaatattgtctTTGCCTCCACCTCCTACATAACGGTGGATTCAAAGGAGGATAGTCGTTGGTCCAGAAGTCTATTTGGAGCGTATAGTCTTGATGGAAAGGTCTTAAAGTCTAATTCAAATGGATGCAGCATCATCTCTAGATTCCTCTCCAGTCGGCTGTAGCTGCCAAAACAGTACCGGGATATCAAAATCAACCGATGTTGTGCCACCGGTTTTTGGGCCGTAGCCCCATGTATCAAGTTGAGTTTGTTAGGGACACATCTTAGGGTTAGAGTACGACCCCAAATCATCCTCTCACCTATAAATTTCTCTTAGCCGCCATATCAGCTTAGGTTTTTTTAAGATGAAAGTTATGTAATCTTGTGATCGATTAGATCGCCAATCTGCTTGATCCAGAACCCTACCTTTTGATACTATTGATGTTTAATCCTATATCATTATTCCGCAATTTGAGTTGCTTGTTATCTTGTTGTTGCTAGTTTTTAATTGCTTGTAGAAATAAACACCCTTGTGGTTGGGCTGACCATGCATCCATTTAGATCATGTATGCCTCTAGAGTCAATATAATGATGGCTAAGACGAGACTTTCTGGATAATTATAATCGGATCACCAACGTTGCTCTATCACTCTAAAACTTCTCTAACCTTTGATACCCTTGTACATGTATTGTGGTAGATACCAATCCAACTAAGGTCACGCGCGTTTCGTAGTTGGTTAGAAACAACGCAGAAaaagtagtaatagattaatataatattaattaattaatatttattaaaaaaagaaaaatagattaatacgattttttaaaacaacttcacttatataaaaattttaaaaaacacatcgTATTATCGTTTAGAAAATATGCGCGTAGAAAACGAGTGAATCTAGATATCCCACGTAAAAGTAGCCGATTTTGTGGAACACAACCGCAGAGTTCAGAACGTGCTGATCCCTTTGGTTGGTTGTTGAACATGACTAGTGTTCACCGTTGTTTCCTGAAACCACAGCAGATATTTACCGATCATTGATCAGGAGTTTATACACTTGTCATGATCCTATTTGCTTTATTTGCTAAACTTCCATATCCAAATTGACGCGCGAAATGAACAGCAATTCAGACGGATTTGCCACCTACTATTGCTTCCATTTCCTTCCAAGTGATTCTCTCAGCTCGACAGGTTCGAATGCTTGGTGCTACAACATCGATCGAAGTGTGTCGGATCACCAAGATCCTGAACAATCTAGTGGTaattaagatgaaaaataaattgctaCTGAGTTCTTCAGCTTCTAGAGCAGTAGGAATGCAGTAAGATACACCGATCATCGTTGTCGTCAGTGGATGATGGATAGTTGGAAATGGATGGCGTCAGCTCTTGTAGCTCTCGGCGAAGTAGGCGAGGCAGCCGACGAGGGCGGCGTTGGTGTACGTCGTCGGCTCCGACCGGTCGTAGTCGCCGCGTTCGTCCGGGAACGCGTCGTTCTTGTCCGGCCCGCCGATGACTGCGCCGGTGTGGACGTTGGggttggcgccggcggcgttgAAGTAGCTGCTGAACCCCTCCTGGCATCCGATGCGCGCCGggtgcgccgccaccgacggcATGGACGCCGCCCTGTGGTGTATCCTCTGCGGGAACCGCGCGCCGTAGCCCACCATGTACGACATCCCCTGCGGGTTCGCGCCCAGTATGTAGTCCACCTGAGGAAAGACGGCCGgcgcccggcggcgaggcgagcaaGTTCGTCATCGATTGGACGAGccgcgggagggagggagggaggaagaagacgacggcgtcggtaGAGGCGGTAGGGTACCTGTTTCTTGGCGAGAGCTCGAAGGGTCTTGGCGGTGACCGGGAGGCTCAGGCAGGAGAAGGTGTGGTTGGAGACGGCCATGTACTTGGCGAAGGTGGCGAGGAGGAAGCTGGCGGAGGTGACGTACTGCAGGTTGGCGTGGCCGGACTTGTACATCAGCCCGCCGGGCGTGTACtgcgtcgtcgacgacggcgaccccGGCAGGATCCTGCAGAGGAAGTCCTCCGCCTGCCGCCGGAACGAGTCCAGCCTCCGGTCGCCGCTCACCAGAGCCCTCTGCTTGTGTacgtccatgcatgcatgcatgcatatgcacgaACAGATCAGAGACAAAGATTcgcatggaggaggaggtgatcGATGCGAGCTTGCGCGTTACCCGTGACAGGAGGACGCGCGCTCCGGCGAGCTTGTTGTCCCAGCTGAACAtgtcgacgccgtcgttgtcgCCGAGGGAGGTAAGGTAGTCGAGGTAGGAGGCGTCCTTCGTCGCCCAGAGAAGCCACGCCGATCCCCACAGGAGCTCGTCCTGGTAGCCGGAGTAGGAGGCGTAGTAGGCGcccacgtcgccgccgacgtggtcGCTGTACTTCCCCTGGTACCGCACGGCGAACGCCATCGTGTCCTTGGCCGCGGCGACCAGCCTCCTGGAGTAGGCCGGGTCGGCGGCCTTGAACGccagcgacgcggcggcgagcgccgccgcggtctccgcggcgacgtccgacccGGGGCTCGACGCCGACACCGAGTACACGGTCCGCGGCGTGTCCATGTCCTCCGGCCGCTCCCAGCACCGGTGGTCGGCGTCGGGGTCGCCCACGCCGACGTAGAGCACCCCCGGGGTCGCCGTGGCCGCCCTGAGGAGGTAGTCCGTCGCCCACCGCAccgcggcgcgcgcgtcgCGGACGCGCCCCTGCATCCGCCCGCCGTACTCCACGATTCCCCAAGACAGCATGGTCGCCGTGAACGCCATCGGGAAGCCGAACTTGacgttgtcgccgccgtcgtagTACCCGCCGGTGAGGTCGACCTGccatgccaccaccaccacgttACGTCTGATTCCCCCCAAAGTCAAACCGCAGGTCAGCCCGTTGACCGAAGTCAACACACGGTCACACGCGATACTACAAACGCAGGGCTCACGTACGTTCGCCGCCGAGCCGTCGGAGAGGCCGGAGTTGGACCTCCACGCGACGGCCTGGTccggcggcaggcggccggACCGCTGCCCCTGGAAGAAGAGTATCGACTTCGCGAGCGCGTCGGCGTAGTCAGGGTGTCCTGctactgcggcggcggcgacatggCCGGAGTAGGAGACGAGGTACGAcaagacggcggcgacaagcaCGAGAGCctgcgatgacgacgacggcgagattGTCGTCCTCGACCAGCtcaacatcatcatcttcttcctcctgctgCTACGTACTACTACGATCGAGCTACATCCCCGGAGCAAAACGCAACGCATGCACGATGATTTATACCgcggcgatcgatcgacgagCCGATGCAATATGCATGTGGCGGTTTAGTTTATGccatctctctctcgatcTTGCACCGAAAACCGCGACAGGTCAGAGATATCGATCATGGGTTGAAAGAAGCTTCGACAAGATCCAAGATTGCTCGCCAATTCGCCATATATAATGAGTGATCTTATCTTGATAGTTTAGCACCTGGGTTAGTACTGCTGCTCCGAATTAGCTAATCACACTGCAAGTGTTCTTGGTTGCTTCTGTTTCTTTAATTTGATCTGAAACTGAAAGAGTGCTACGAATTGGGATCTTAATTGAAGAATGGCGACGATTGTATCTCGTGCGCCCTCTCGGTTTGCGGTTCTTGAGAGATCGGGATATGATGCTGCCTCGGAGTGTGCGATTTTTCTGGAGGCTAGCTGGTGACTTGAGGGCCACTTAAAGCTAGAGTAGGCCATGGCGATCCATGGGGAAAAATAATGCAGGCTATTTCGAGGCCTCAAGCTTGGGGCAGCAGAATACCACCAGTGTGGCAGTGTTGCTTTTACTTCGCTCAGCTAGGAGAAATACATAGAAACACAGCCTACCAAGAGTGCTCACTccggtttaattttttttctcattttagaTGAAGATACACTTGCgatttctattaaaaatatacaaaaaatgtaaaaagacatttacttttattaaagtGCTCTTTGTGATTTATCTGTATATGTTGTCCTATTgtttacaaactaaatattttaaaaattattaatagttaaagtttaaaGGTTTGATCATATACTtatccaaaacaaaatcatatacTTATCCAAAACGACAAGGATATCAAACTTGCCCCCTTTATACTTACTAATGATTTTGGTCAGCCTTCTGCCCGACCCGGCAAAAAAGGATATCAAACTTGAGGATAAATTCACAACCGAAACAACACATACGTGTTGGGCCGGAACGGGAATTTTTGGATGCCGTTACTAGTTGGGCCACAATGGGGATTGGGACTATGTGAACCCCatgctatttatttatatagtatatcttaaaaatatttataaaactatattttcagtttttgtagaatatttataaaagtatatattttaaagttttgtaGATCTATACCCCAAACTCCATCGGCCTCCCATAGGACATTCTATGTGATGTGTTGCATATCACATATGGCCGTTGGGTCTGGGTGACTGAGGAAGAACAACGAGGTGATCATTTTGGAGGGTCTTTGCCCCTCTTACATAGAGCGAGCGTAGTATTTAGGTAGGCAAGTGgtgtttgtaaaaaatacgATATATAGTTAGTACATCAATTATATTCTGccactagaaaaaaatatttcttttgtagACAAAGAACACGCTTATGAAGGGCAGCAAGGGAATTGTGTGGTGGCAAGGGGACCGcctaaattaaaattgtgCTGTCATTCTTTCATTCCTGTGGCCCAACTGCCATATGCCATGTCACACAGAACACCCTCTGTGATGGTGTTTTTAGGCATAGTATATGtttgaatagaaaaaaacagaacCAGTCATCTTGACGGCTCGATTCCGATTAAAGATCATCCTTATAATCAAACTAGTAACAACTTGGTGAACTGAACGTTTTTTTAGGTGAACCAGTGACATTTTCGTAGAATTGATCCGGTTTTTAATTTGTCTTAAGGCATTATcatattatgaatttattatattactgtatgatatttatttttatgttgtgATGACAATGTAATAATACATATACTGGATTATTTATGCATATTCTCACTAATTTATGAtgagtatatattaaaataatataaattaaatataatattaataaataaaaaccatGATTCGACCAGTGAACTGTTGAATCAACGAACGGAGCAGGTCAACCCTAGGTCCAAATGTTTTTAGGGCGTTAagggtacatatatatataaaaagcttaaaaatatacttttgaaaatatttaaacaaaaatattttgaaaatatataaaaataaaaagatcatGAACCCCATTCATGTTAGGCCTAATACTGAGCTTTTGGCTATTTAGGTCACGAAACTAGTTGGTTTCGCTAAAATGGGCATATAACCGTGAGCTAAAATAATGTTGTAACTGGTGACACACATTTATAATAACCATGCTGGTTACAGTGgactattttcttttcctttttcatgtaaaaatattggAAAAGGACCAAACTAACATCACTCTCTCAAAATGTTATTTTCCTGCGGTCATAGAGCCTAGGCTCCCAATGCAATGCACCCGCTTCACTACAAGGGGTTGGGTTGCTTAGATcgagaaaaatttttggagaagtatcacgtcaaatatttgaccggatgtcagaagtggttttcggacacgaatgaaaaaacgaatttcacggctagcctagaaaccgcgagacgaatcttttgagcctaattaatccgatATTAGTCcatgttggttactgcagcacttatagttaattatggactaattaggctcaaaagatttatctcaagatttcttccgtaactgtgcaattagttttttggttcatctatatttaatactttatttaggtgtccaaaaaatcgatgtgatgtttttgaaaaaaaaatttagaaactaaacaaggtctAAAACAACACTGACACAAGTTAATGTGTAGTACAAACTATATTCAGAGCACAACAGGACAcaagtaattatttttcttcgtgAAGCGAGTCCGTTTGAGTGCCCTGGGAGATTTTTCAAGACAACATTGACACAAGTAAATATTCGGTAGATAAAATAGCAATAGAAACAACATACAAACTATATTGGGAGCCGAGtatagtttgtatatatgggcCAGTTTAgttctaatatttttcaaaaaaacatcttatcgaatgtttagacacataaatgaagtattaaacatagataaaaataaactaattgcatagttatggagaaaattgtGAGACAAATCATTTAAACCtagttagtccatgattaatcgTAAATGTTATAataacccacatgtgctaataatggattatttaggctcaaaagatccatCTGGCGATTTCTAGACGAGCtatgaattttgttttttattcatgtctaaaaattcattCCAACTTCTAATCGAACGTCTGATGTGtcatccaattttttttctacccaaccaaacaccatcCTATGTACAATCATTTGTTACGCACGGAGCGTATAtggcacaaaaaataaaagcaaaggAATAGGAAGGGCTTTACAAATGTCCCGTACACACAGGGTATGTTCCGTCCGTAGCAGACGGTCGAGTGAAAGTACGTATTCTCTCGAGGAAGACGTATGGCCGCTACACTACAAGCCGAAGCCGTCTTCGCCTCTTCTCCATTCCCATTCTCCTCACCACCTCCCTCGAGAAGTCGTCAAGTCGAGAGCTCGAGATCCTTCTCCCAAACACTTCCACGGTTCCACCGCCCGACCGCCGCGCGCCACCCTCCATGGAGCCCGCGCCCCTTGCGTCGCTGCAGGAGGAGGGCGAGGGGGAGCCCGACgagtcgccgtcctcctccgccttctccgccgacgccgtgccgccccgccccgccacGCAGTAAGCCCGTCCACCCCCTCCCTTCGCGACTCCCCAGTCGCCCACCGCCATCCCCTGCGCGGCGGAACCCTAGTTTGATTCTGTGCTGTTGTCGGTGACCCCCCCTCCCCTACCCCGCAGCCACTCGCTCCACAAGTACGCGCCGCTGGACTGGTCAGCCTACTTCGACGAGgagcgccgcgtcgccgtccccgaCACCGAAGACGTACGTGCCTGCGTCCCAGCTGGGAGCATAAACtgcttttgattttattttctccgGATCAGTCCTGTTGGTGCGCTCTTGATATAGTGttcctttatttatttatttatttttgcgtGTGTAGGTTTTCAATGTGTACACTGCCGGATCCGAGGGGCCTGTCGTGTTCTGCCTGCATGGAGGCGGCTACTCCGGGTGCGTCTGTGCCACGATTTACATACAGAATTACCTGTTTCGCTGGTGAAATTGAGTAGATGTCCATGGCATTTCTGTTAACACTTGCTGGAAAGGAGTAGCATGACACCAAAATGATTCATTGTGTTGAGCACACCTACCTTGTTTATATGGGAATGTGTTTAGTGAGGATGGTCCAGTTGGCCATAGAAACCTGGAGATATAGGGAAGAATCAGAGCTTAATACACTGGCTGGGCTGTGCTGCAATGACACATTTTTGAGAATTAAATATCTGCGGTGCAAACTTTGGAGGTGAATTCTAATAAGGCCTTCTAGAGCTTTGCTTCGCACATATGGAAAATATA
This window harbors:
- the LOC102705620 gene encoding protein FAR1-RELATED SEQUENCE 11: MMPEESPSLLLECYGVDRLDQRLPSMEGLSSGEEGEEEEEEEGGSGFHDDGTGLSPETADDPVPYVGQRFPTHDAAYEFYSGFAKRCGFSIRRHRTEGKDGVGKGLTRRYFVCHRAGNSPAKPFAADADARPQRNRRSSRCGCQAYMRIGRSVVAAGDPEWRVTGFSNHHNHQLLGQDQVRFLPAYRVVSGADRDRILTFAKSGISVQQMMRIMELEKRVEPGNLPFTEKDVRNLIQSFRKFDQEENVDLIKMCRKFKEKDPDFKYEFTKDANNRLENIAWSFASSVQSYEMYGDAVVFDTTHRLTALDMLLGIWVGLNNYGMPCFFGCALLREENVQSFVWALKVFLNFMNRKAPQTILTDENMYLNEAIEKVLPGTKHALCIWLISARFPSWFDAVLGELYNDWKNEFYRLYKMESTMEFDLGWNDMANCYGLNGNRHIASLFASRTRWALPYLRGQFSAGLLASGVTSKSINAFIQRFLSAQTRLAHFIEQVAVYVEHNDQSEEQQMMQQNLQSIPCKASAPMEAHAAAVLTSHAFSKLQDELAAASQYASFHLEGNIFLVRHHTKTDGGCSVRWSQREELISCSCQMFESAGILCRHALRVISTLNYFQIPDHYLPVRWRRTQPSPSKSLNGPHCGESPERVRALQSMLSALVTEASKSNERMDIATQEVSGLLSRIRQQPVVVHVSGDGVHKQR
- the LOC102705904 gene encoding uncharacterized protein LOC102705904, giving the protein MVSAAAAAAAAASTFLLFVAGLAVPTASAADPYDPPTVPELMDRFGLPRALLPDTVRRYLLHDDGSFQLFLDGGGCVVEAGGYRIGYGIKLSGAVAPGRVTGLEGVRVRVLFAWVPVTGVEAAGGEVTVRIGPLKKSFPAVGFKSSPRCIAGAAAATATDS
- the LOC102706188 gene encoding endoglucanase 11 yields the protein MMLSWSRTTISPSSSSQALVLVAAVLSYLVSYSGHVAAAAVAGHPDYADALAKSILFFQGQRSGRLPPDQAVAWRSNSGLSDGSAANVDLTGGYYDGGDNVKFGFPMAFTATMLSWGIVEYGGRMQGRVRDARAAVRWATDYLLRAATATPGVLYVGVGDPDADHRCWERPEDMDTPRTVYSVSASSPGSDVAAETAAALAAASLAFKAADPAYSRRLVAAAKDTMAFAVRYQGKYSDHVGGDVGAYYASYSGYQDELLWGSAWLLWATKDASYLDYLTSLGDNDGVDMFSWDNKLAGARVLLSRRALVSGDRRLDSFRRQAEDFLCRILPGSPSSTTQYTPGGLMYKSGHANLQYVTSASFLLATFAKYMAVSNHTFSCLSLPVTAKTLRALAKKQVDYILGANPQGMSYMVGYGARFPQRIHHRAASMPSVAAHPARIGCQEGFSSYFNAAGANPNVHTGAVIGGPDKNDAFPDERGDYDRSEPTTYTNAALVGCLAYFAESYKS